In a genomic window of Phragmites australis chromosome 14, lpPhrAust1.1, whole genome shotgun sequence:
- the LOC133891040 gene encoding protein ETHYLENE-INSENSITIVE 2 isoform X2, protein MLHNFGIALGFNLLFEYDDLITGICFAIVVPNLLPYAISHLGKKMAGTVNACIAGFALLCYVLGLLVSQPQIPLTMNIIFPKLSGESAYSLMALLGANIMAHNFYIHSSVVQGQKRSSAVGLGALFHDHLFSILFMFTGIFLVNYVLMNSAAAESTNTLLLTFQDVVELMNQIFVNPLAPTIFLVVLLFSSHIISLTSAIGSQVISQHLFGINLPFSVSGHHLLLKGLAIVPTLYWAKVAGAEGIYQLLIICQIVQAILLPSSVIPLFRIASSRSIMGSHRVSLHLEILAFLAFLLMLFSNIIFVAEMLFGDSGWMNNLKGNTGSPVVLPYIVLVLVACGSVAFSLYLAVTPLKSGSHEAESQEWSMHFQRELLNTPQGREEAEVDDVTYEEEQRSDVDPSPRALPDSHRKSAMEYIDTSDTAVESEHDSQQSTAYASTVPETCPSPSFTPEESKSIVAVNWPEPLEKVSTSTVIEESTVESVDSRSTTERDVLVETGVFADKDKEDPHVLESEKSVCRSTPPCVSDDGPPSLTFSRGKGSDAGNGNGSLSRLSGLGRAARRQLAAILDEFWGHLFDYHGKLTQEASTKKFDILLGLDIRTPSPSVRTDKQATEIPKSLLVRDTMRGSAFLSSSRDLMSPKNEVSNLDMTYELQRGTSMGSSTWSQGMQLPNTQMQSSSNNQFEQSARLNSNFGPPSYSDNNQFYQPATIHGYQLASYLKQINASRNPYSSMPLDPQRLPKSSVSAAPMYVDYMINARNQNLLASLGQGATPSQIAATSRIGSMMAERSYYDSSTIDGSESAGSSAYSKKYHSSPDISALIAASRTALLNEPKLGGATGPQSYLSRLASDRSQYANSIARPVAPLAFDELSPPKLQSDIFSAQSSMSSSARSLWAKQPFEQLFGVSSAELSKGEFNLSGRSGGMANDDFSYKESETKLLQSLRFCILKLLKLEGSGWLFKQNGGCDEDLIDRVAAAERLSQQLTTENQLQHGDLQQASSDQVDIQYTRTLPNCGEDCVWRASLAVSFGVWCIRRVLDMSLVESRPELWGKYTYVLNRLQGILDPAFSKPRSALTICACLQKDIRVLNVPPHSGLTGPIPMPIRGTFTTAAVVLEMIKDVETAVSGRKGRSGTAAGDVAFPKGKENLASVLKRYKRRLASKGQ, encoded by the exons ATGTTACAT AATTTTGGCATAGCACTTGGATTCAACCTCCTGTTTGAATATGATGATCTCATCACTGGGATATGCTTTGCAATAGTTGTTCCTAATCTGCTACCATATGCTATATCCCACCTG GGAAAGAAGATGGCAGGGACAGTAAATGCTTGCATAGCAGGATTTGCACTTCTTTGCTATGTGCTTGGCTTATTGGTCAGCCAACCACAAATTCCTCTCACAATGAACATAATATTCCCCAAGCTGAGCGGTGAAAGCGCTTACTCTCTGATGGCACTTCTTGGTGCAAACATAATGGCACACAACTTTTACATTCATTCATCAGTTGTGCAG GGTCAGAAAAGATCCTCTGCAGTTGGTCTTGGCGCCTTATTTCATGACCATCTTTTTTCAATCTTGTTCATGTTTACTGGGATCTTTCTTGTGAATTATGTTCTAATGAACTCTGCAGCAGCTGAATCTACTAATACTCTTCTCCTTACCTTTCAAGATGTTGTAGAGCTAATGAACCAG ATATTTGTAAACCCTTTGGCTCCAACTATATTTCTAGTGGTTCTTCTGTTCTCCAGCCACATCATCTCATTGACATCTGCTATTGGTAGCCAAGTGATTTCACAGCATTTGTTTGGTATAAACCTTCCATTTTCGGTTTCGGGGCATCATCTCTTACTGAAGGGTCTTGCCATAGTTCCTACTCTGTACTGGGCAAAGGTTGCAGGCGCTGAAGGGATATACCAATTACTAATTATCTGCCAGATTGTCCAGGCCATACTCCTTCCATCATCGGTCATCCCACTTTTTCGCATTGCTTCATCAAGATCAATAATGGGTTCCCATAGAGTGTCTCTGCACCTGGAGATATTGGCTTTTCTTGCATTTCTCCTTATGCTATTTTCAAATATCATATTTGTGGCAGAAATGTTGTTTGGTGACAGTGGCTGGATGAACAATCTGAAAGGGAATACTGGAAGCCCTGTGGTGCTCCCATATATCGTTCTTGTTCTAGTGGCTTGTGGATCTGTTGCTTTTTCACTGTACCTGGCTGTTACACCATTAAAATCAGGAAGTCATGAAGCTGAATCCCAGGAATGGTCCATGCATTTCCAGCGAGAACTCTTGAATACTCCTCAAGGAAGGGAAGAGGCTGAAGTGGATGATGTTACATATGAGGAAGAACAGAGATCAGATGTTGACCCCTCTCCCAGGGCTCTGCCTGACAGTCATCGGAAATCAGCCATGGAATATATTGATACTTCTGACACTGCTGTAGAATCTGAGCATGACTCTCAACAATCTACTGCTTACGCATCAACTGTTCCTGAAACCTGCCCCTCCCCATCATTTACTCCTGAAGAGTCAAAATCAATTGTTGCAGTCAACTGGCCAGAGCCTTTGGAGAAGGTTTCAACTTCTACTGTGATAGAGGAAAGTACAGTAGAAAGTGTGGACTCTAGGAGCACAACTGAAAGGGATGTTTTAGTAGAAACAGGTGTTTTTGCAGATAAGGATAAGGAAGATCCACATGTTTTAGAGTCTGAGAAGTCAGTTTGTCGTAGCACCCCTCCTTGTGTGTCCGATGATGGCCCACCATCCCTTACCTTCAGCAGGGGGAAAGGCTCAGATGCAGGCAATGGCAATGGGAGTCTCTCGAGGTTATCTGGTTTGGGCCGTGCAGCAAGGAGGCAGCTGGCCGCCATTCTTGATGAGTTCTGGGGGCATCTCTTTGATTACCATGGTAAGCTCACTCAAGAAGCTAGCACTAAAAAGTTTGATATCTTACTTGGGCTAGACATCAGAACACCTAGCCCATCTGTAAGAACGGATAAACAAGCTACCGAAATCCCCAAGAGCCTGCTGGTGAGAGACACAATGCGAGGGTCAGCTTTCTTGTCAAGCTCAAGGGACCTGATGTCCCCAAAGAATGAGGTGTCAAACTTGGACATGACATACGAGCTTCAGAGGGGCACAAGCATGGGGTCGTCAACCTGGTCTCAGGGCATGCAGTTACCAAATACACAGATGCAGAGCTCAAGCAACAACCAATTCGAGCAAAGTGCAAGACTAAATTCGAATTTTGGTCCACCATCTTACTCTGACAACAACCAGTTCTACCAGCCTGCAACGATTCATGGGTATCAGCTCGCGTCTTACTTGAAACAGATAAATGCCAGTCGGAATCCTTACTCTAGCATGCCACTGGACCCACAGCGGCTTCCAAAATCATCTGTATCTGCTGCGCCAATGTATGTTGATTACATGATCAATGCTCGTAACCAGAATTTGCTTGCTTCACTGGGTCAGGGTGCTACTCCTTCACAGATTGCAGCAACATCCCGCATAGGCTCCATGATGGCCGAAAGATCCTATTATGATTCTTCCACTATTGATGGGAGTGAAAGTGCTGGTTCATCTGCTTACTCAAAGAAGTACCACAGCTCACCTGACATATCTGCACTAATTGCTGCAAGCAGAACTGCACTGCTGAATGAACCAAAGTTGGGTGGTGCCACTGGACCCCAGTCCTACCTTAGCAGGCTGGCATCAGATAGATCTCAATACGCGAACTCAATAGCCAGGCCTGTAGCTCCACTTGCATTTGATGAGCTTTCTCCTCCTAAGCTTCAGAGTGATATCTTCTCGGCGCAGTCAAGCATGAGCTCAAGTGCTAGATCCCTTTGGGCTAAGCAACCATTCGAGCAATTGTTTGGCGTGTCAAGCGCAGAGCTCAGTAAAGGCGAGTTTAATCTTTCAGGCAGATCAGGCGGCATGGCCAATGATGATTTCTCTTATAAGGAGTCTGAAACGAAGCTTCTTCAGTCCCTCAGATTCTGCATTCTGAAGCTCCTAAAGCTAGAGGGATCAGGGTGGCTGTTCAAGCAAAATGGTGGCTGTGATGAAGATCTAATTGATCGAGTTGCTGCAGCAGAGAGGCTATCACAGCAATTAACTACTGAGAATCAACTGCAGCATGGTGATCTTCAGCAAGCATCTTCCGATCAGGTGGACATCCAGTACACGCGAACACTGCCCAACTGTGGAGAGGACTGCGTTTGGCGCGCCTCCCTTGCTGTTAGTTTCGGTGTCTGGTGCATTCGCAGGGTGCTAGACATGTCTCTAGTGGAAAGCAGGCCAGAACTTTGGGGCAAGTATACTTACGTTCTTAACCGTCTTCAG GGAATCCTAGATCCTGCATTCTCCAAGCCACGGAGTGCTCTGACCATATGTGCTTGCCTTCAGAAAGACATCAGAGTGCTCAACGTTCCGCCGCACAGTGGGCTAACAGGTCCCATTCCCATGCCTATCCGGGGCACCTTCACAACTGCAGCTGTGGTCCTGGAGATGATCAAGGATGTGGAGACCGCTGTCTCAGGCCGCAAGGGCAGGAGCGGCACAGCAGCAGGAGATGTCGCTTTTCCCAAGGGGAAGGAGAACCTGGCCTCCGTGCTCAAGCGGTACAAGAGGAGGCTCGCGAGCAAGGGACAGTAA
- the LOC133891040 gene encoding protein ETHYLENE-INSENSITIVE 2 isoform X3 — MNFGIALGFNLLFEYDDLITGICFAIVVPNLLPYAISHLGKKMAGTVNACIAGFALLCYVLGLLVSQPQIPLTMNIIFPKLSGESAYSLMALLGANIMAHNFYIHSSVVQGQKRSSAVGLGALFHDHLFSILFMFTGIFLVNYVLMNSAAAESTNTLLLTFQDVVELMNQIFVNPLAPTIFLVVLLFSSHIISLTSAIGSQVISQHLFGINLPFSVSGHHLLLKGLAIVPTLYWAKVAGAEGIYQLLIICQIVQAILLPSSVIPLFRIASSRSIMGSHRVSLHLEILAFLAFLLMLFSNIIFVAEMLFGDSGWMNNLKGNTGSPVVLPYIVLVLVACGSVAFSLYLAVTPLKSGSHEAESQEWSMHFQRELLNTPQGREEAEVDDVTYEEEQRSDVDPSPRALPDSHRKSAMEYIDTSDTAVESEHDSQQSTAYASTVPETCPSPSFTPEESKSIVAVNWPEPLEKVSTSTVIEESTVESVDSRSTTERDVLVETGVFADKDKEDPHVLESEKSVCRSTPPCVSDDGPPSLTFSRGKGSDAGNGNGSLSRLSGLGRAARRQLAAILDEFWGHLFDYHGKLTQEASTKKFDILLGLDIRTPSPSVRTDKQATEIPKSLLVRDTMRGSAFLSSSRDLMSPKNEVSNLDMTYELQRGTSMGSSTWSQGMQLPNTQMQSSSNNQFEQSARLNSNFGPPSYSDNNQFYQPATIHGYQLASYLKQINASRNPYSSMPLDPQRLPKSSVSAAPMYVDYMINARNQNLLASLGQGATPSQIAATSRIGSMMAERSYYDSSTIDGSESAGSSAYSKKYHSSPDISALIAASRTALLNEPKLGGATGPQSYLSRLASDRSQYANSIARPVAPLAFDELSPPKLQSDIFSAQSSMSSSARSLWAKQPFEQLFGVSSAELSKGEFNLSGRSGGMANDDFSYKESETKLLQSLRFCILKLLKLEGSGWLFKQNGGCDEDLIDRVAAAERLSQQLTTENQLQHGDLQQASSDQVDIQYTRTLPNCGEDCVWRASLAVSFGVWCIRRVLDMSLVESRPELWGKYTYVLNRLQGILDPAFSKPRSALTICACLQKDIRVLNVPPHSGLTGPIPMPIRGTFTTAAVVLEMIKDVETAVSGRKGRSGTAAGDVAFPKGKENLASVLKRYKRRLASKGQ; from the exons ATG AATTTTGGCATAGCACTTGGATTCAACCTCCTGTTTGAATATGATGATCTCATCACTGGGATATGCTTTGCAATAGTTGTTCCTAATCTGCTACCATATGCTATATCCCACCTG GGAAAGAAGATGGCAGGGACAGTAAATGCTTGCATAGCAGGATTTGCACTTCTTTGCTATGTGCTTGGCTTATTGGTCAGCCAACCACAAATTCCTCTCACAATGAACATAATATTCCCCAAGCTGAGCGGTGAAAGCGCTTACTCTCTGATGGCACTTCTTGGTGCAAACATAATGGCACACAACTTTTACATTCATTCATCAGTTGTGCAG GGTCAGAAAAGATCCTCTGCAGTTGGTCTTGGCGCCTTATTTCATGACCATCTTTTTTCAATCTTGTTCATGTTTACTGGGATCTTTCTTGTGAATTATGTTCTAATGAACTCTGCAGCAGCTGAATCTACTAATACTCTTCTCCTTACCTTTCAAGATGTTGTAGAGCTAATGAACCAG ATATTTGTAAACCCTTTGGCTCCAACTATATTTCTAGTGGTTCTTCTGTTCTCCAGCCACATCATCTCATTGACATCTGCTATTGGTAGCCAAGTGATTTCACAGCATTTGTTTGGTATAAACCTTCCATTTTCGGTTTCGGGGCATCATCTCTTACTGAAGGGTCTTGCCATAGTTCCTACTCTGTACTGGGCAAAGGTTGCAGGCGCTGAAGGGATATACCAATTACTAATTATCTGCCAGATTGTCCAGGCCATACTCCTTCCATCATCGGTCATCCCACTTTTTCGCATTGCTTCATCAAGATCAATAATGGGTTCCCATAGAGTGTCTCTGCACCTGGAGATATTGGCTTTTCTTGCATTTCTCCTTATGCTATTTTCAAATATCATATTTGTGGCAGAAATGTTGTTTGGTGACAGTGGCTGGATGAACAATCTGAAAGGGAATACTGGAAGCCCTGTGGTGCTCCCATATATCGTTCTTGTTCTAGTGGCTTGTGGATCTGTTGCTTTTTCACTGTACCTGGCTGTTACACCATTAAAATCAGGAAGTCATGAAGCTGAATCCCAGGAATGGTCCATGCATTTCCAGCGAGAACTCTTGAATACTCCTCAAGGAAGGGAAGAGGCTGAAGTGGATGATGTTACATATGAGGAAGAACAGAGATCAGATGTTGACCCCTCTCCCAGGGCTCTGCCTGACAGTCATCGGAAATCAGCCATGGAATATATTGATACTTCTGACACTGCTGTAGAATCTGAGCATGACTCTCAACAATCTACTGCTTACGCATCAACTGTTCCTGAAACCTGCCCCTCCCCATCATTTACTCCTGAAGAGTCAAAATCAATTGTTGCAGTCAACTGGCCAGAGCCTTTGGAGAAGGTTTCAACTTCTACTGTGATAGAGGAAAGTACAGTAGAAAGTGTGGACTCTAGGAGCACAACTGAAAGGGATGTTTTAGTAGAAACAGGTGTTTTTGCAGATAAGGATAAGGAAGATCCACATGTTTTAGAGTCTGAGAAGTCAGTTTGTCGTAGCACCCCTCCTTGTGTGTCCGATGATGGCCCACCATCCCTTACCTTCAGCAGGGGGAAAGGCTCAGATGCAGGCAATGGCAATGGGAGTCTCTCGAGGTTATCTGGTTTGGGCCGTGCAGCAAGGAGGCAGCTGGCCGCCATTCTTGATGAGTTCTGGGGGCATCTCTTTGATTACCATGGTAAGCTCACTCAAGAAGCTAGCACTAAAAAGTTTGATATCTTACTTGGGCTAGACATCAGAACACCTAGCCCATCTGTAAGAACGGATAAACAAGCTACCGAAATCCCCAAGAGCCTGCTGGTGAGAGACACAATGCGAGGGTCAGCTTTCTTGTCAAGCTCAAGGGACCTGATGTCCCCAAAGAATGAGGTGTCAAACTTGGACATGACATACGAGCTTCAGAGGGGCACAAGCATGGGGTCGTCAACCTGGTCTCAGGGCATGCAGTTACCAAATACACAGATGCAGAGCTCAAGCAACAACCAATTCGAGCAAAGTGCAAGACTAAATTCGAATTTTGGTCCACCATCTTACTCTGACAACAACCAGTTCTACCAGCCTGCAACGATTCATGGGTATCAGCTCGCGTCTTACTTGAAACAGATAAATGCCAGTCGGAATCCTTACTCTAGCATGCCACTGGACCCACAGCGGCTTCCAAAATCATCTGTATCTGCTGCGCCAATGTATGTTGATTACATGATCAATGCTCGTAACCAGAATTTGCTTGCTTCACTGGGTCAGGGTGCTACTCCTTCACAGATTGCAGCAACATCCCGCATAGGCTCCATGATGGCCGAAAGATCCTATTATGATTCTTCCACTATTGATGGGAGTGAAAGTGCTGGTTCATCTGCTTACTCAAAGAAGTACCACAGCTCACCTGACATATCTGCACTAATTGCTGCAAGCAGAACTGCACTGCTGAATGAACCAAAGTTGGGTGGTGCCACTGGACCCCAGTCCTACCTTAGCAGGCTGGCATCAGATAGATCTCAATACGCGAACTCAATAGCCAGGCCTGTAGCTCCACTTGCATTTGATGAGCTTTCTCCTCCTAAGCTTCAGAGTGATATCTTCTCGGCGCAGTCAAGCATGAGCTCAAGTGCTAGATCCCTTTGGGCTAAGCAACCATTCGAGCAATTGTTTGGCGTGTCAAGCGCAGAGCTCAGTAAAGGCGAGTTTAATCTTTCAGGCAGATCAGGCGGCATGGCCAATGATGATTTCTCTTATAAGGAGTCTGAAACGAAGCTTCTTCAGTCCCTCAGATTCTGCATTCTGAAGCTCCTAAAGCTAGAGGGATCAGGGTGGCTGTTCAAGCAAAATGGTGGCTGTGATGAAGATCTAATTGATCGAGTTGCTGCAGCAGAGAGGCTATCACAGCAATTAACTACTGAGAATCAACTGCAGCATGGTGATCTTCAGCAAGCATCTTCCGATCAGGTGGACATCCAGTACACGCGAACACTGCCCAACTGTGGAGAGGACTGCGTTTGGCGCGCCTCCCTTGCTGTTAGTTTCGGTGTCTGGTGCATTCGCAGGGTGCTAGACATGTCTCTAGTGGAAAGCAGGCCAGAACTTTGGGGCAAGTATACTTACGTTCTTAACCGTCTTCAG GGAATCCTAGATCCTGCATTCTCCAAGCCACGGAGTGCTCTGACCATATGTGCTTGCCTTCAGAAAGACATCAGAGTGCTCAACGTTCCGCCGCACAGTGGGCTAACAGGTCCCATTCCCATGCCTATCCGGGGCACCTTCACAACTGCAGCTGTGGTCCTGGAGATGATCAAGGATGTGGAGACCGCTGTCTCAGGCCGCAAGGGCAGGAGCGGCACAGCAGCAGGAGATGTCGCTTTTCCCAAGGGGAAGGAGAACCTGGCCTCCGTGCTCAAGCGGTACAAGAGGAGGCTCGCGAGCAAGGGACAGTAA
- the LOC133891040 gene encoding protein ETHYLENE-INSENSITIVE 2 isoform X1 has translation MDVTDVQQSVGSLDARGSMPNLFHALGPALLISIGYIDLGKWVAAVEAGSRFGFDLVLLALLFNFTAIVCQYLAACIGTVTGKNLAEICHQEYSQPTCIFLGVQAGLSLLTSELTMNFGIALGFNLLFEYDDLITGICFAIVVPNLLPYAISHLGKKMAGTVNACIAGFALLCYVLGLLVSQPQIPLTMNIIFPKLSGESAYSLMALLGANIMAHNFYIHSSVVQGQKRSSAVGLGALFHDHLFSILFMFTGIFLVNYVLMNSAAAESTNTLLLTFQDVVELMNQIFVNPLAPTIFLVVLLFSSHIISLTSAIGSQVISQHLFGINLPFSVSGHHLLLKGLAIVPTLYWAKVAGAEGIYQLLIICQIVQAILLPSSVIPLFRIASSRSIMGSHRVSLHLEILAFLAFLLMLFSNIIFVAEMLFGDSGWMNNLKGNTGSPVVLPYIVLVLVACGSVAFSLYLAVTPLKSGSHEAESQEWSMHFQRELLNTPQGREEAEVDDVTYEEEQRSDVDPSPRALPDSHRKSAMEYIDTSDTAVESEHDSQQSTAYASTVPETCPSPSFTPEESKSIVAVNWPEPLEKVSTSTVIEESTVESVDSRSTTERDVLVETGVFADKDKEDPHVLESEKSVCRSTPPCVSDDGPPSLTFSRGKGSDAGNGNGSLSRLSGLGRAARRQLAAILDEFWGHLFDYHGKLTQEASTKKFDILLGLDIRTPSPSVRTDKQATEIPKSLLVRDTMRGSAFLSSSRDLMSPKNEVSNLDMTYELQRGTSMGSSTWSQGMQLPNTQMQSSSNNQFEQSARLNSNFGPPSYSDNNQFYQPATIHGYQLASYLKQINASRNPYSSMPLDPQRLPKSSVSAAPMYVDYMINARNQNLLASLGQGATPSQIAATSRIGSMMAERSYYDSSTIDGSESAGSSAYSKKYHSSPDISALIAASRTALLNEPKLGGATGPQSYLSRLASDRSQYANSIARPVAPLAFDELSPPKLQSDIFSAQSSMSSSARSLWAKQPFEQLFGVSSAELSKGEFNLSGRSGGMANDDFSYKESETKLLQSLRFCILKLLKLEGSGWLFKQNGGCDEDLIDRVAAAERLSQQLTTENQLQHGDLQQASSDQVDIQYTRTLPNCGEDCVWRASLAVSFGVWCIRRVLDMSLVESRPELWGKYTYVLNRLQGILDPAFSKPRSALTICACLQKDIRVLNVPPHSGLTGPIPMPIRGTFTTAAVVLEMIKDVETAVSGRKGRSGTAAGDVAFPKGKENLASVLKRYKRRLASKGQ, from the exons ATCTGCCACCAAGAGTACAGCCAGCCAACATGTATCTTCCTTGGTGTTCAAGCTGGATTGTCCTTGTTGACCTCAGAGCTGACTATG AATTTTGGCATAGCACTTGGATTCAACCTCCTGTTTGAATATGATGATCTCATCACTGGGATATGCTTTGCAATAGTTGTTCCTAATCTGCTACCATATGCTATATCCCACCTG GGAAAGAAGATGGCAGGGACAGTAAATGCTTGCATAGCAGGATTTGCACTTCTTTGCTATGTGCTTGGCTTATTGGTCAGCCAACCACAAATTCCTCTCACAATGAACATAATATTCCCCAAGCTGAGCGGTGAAAGCGCTTACTCTCTGATGGCACTTCTTGGTGCAAACATAATGGCACACAACTTTTACATTCATTCATCAGTTGTGCAG GGTCAGAAAAGATCCTCTGCAGTTGGTCTTGGCGCCTTATTTCATGACCATCTTTTTTCAATCTTGTTCATGTTTACTGGGATCTTTCTTGTGAATTATGTTCTAATGAACTCTGCAGCAGCTGAATCTACTAATACTCTTCTCCTTACCTTTCAAGATGTTGTAGAGCTAATGAACCAG ATATTTGTAAACCCTTTGGCTCCAACTATATTTCTAGTGGTTCTTCTGTTCTCCAGCCACATCATCTCATTGACATCTGCTATTGGTAGCCAAGTGATTTCACAGCATTTGTTTGGTATAAACCTTCCATTTTCGGTTTCGGGGCATCATCTCTTACTGAAGGGTCTTGCCATAGTTCCTACTCTGTACTGGGCAAAGGTTGCAGGCGCTGAAGGGATATACCAATTACTAATTATCTGCCAGATTGTCCAGGCCATACTCCTTCCATCATCGGTCATCCCACTTTTTCGCATTGCTTCATCAAGATCAATAATGGGTTCCCATAGAGTGTCTCTGCACCTGGAGATATTGGCTTTTCTTGCATTTCTCCTTATGCTATTTTCAAATATCATATTTGTGGCAGAAATGTTGTTTGGTGACAGTGGCTGGATGAACAATCTGAAAGGGAATACTGGAAGCCCTGTGGTGCTCCCATATATCGTTCTTGTTCTAGTGGCTTGTGGATCTGTTGCTTTTTCACTGTACCTGGCTGTTACACCATTAAAATCAGGAAGTCATGAAGCTGAATCCCAGGAATGGTCCATGCATTTCCAGCGAGAACTCTTGAATACTCCTCAAGGAAGGGAAGAGGCTGAAGTGGATGATGTTACATATGAGGAAGAACAGAGATCAGATGTTGACCCCTCTCCCAGGGCTCTGCCTGACAGTCATCGGAAATCAGCCATGGAATATATTGATACTTCTGACACTGCTGTAGAATCTGAGCATGACTCTCAACAATCTACTGCTTACGCATCAACTGTTCCTGAAACCTGCCCCTCCCCATCATTTACTCCTGAAGAGTCAAAATCAATTGTTGCAGTCAACTGGCCAGAGCCTTTGGAGAAGGTTTCAACTTCTACTGTGATAGAGGAAAGTACAGTAGAAAGTGTGGACTCTAGGAGCACAACTGAAAGGGATGTTTTAGTAGAAACAGGTGTTTTTGCAGATAAGGATAAGGAAGATCCACATGTTTTAGAGTCTGAGAAGTCAGTTTGTCGTAGCACCCCTCCTTGTGTGTCCGATGATGGCCCACCATCCCTTACCTTCAGCAGGGGGAAAGGCTCAGATGCAGGCAATGGCAATGGGAGTCTCTCGAGGTTATCTGGTTTGGGCCGTGCAGCAAGGAGGCAGCTGGCCGCCATTCTTGATGAGTTCTGGGGGCATCTCTTTGATTACCATGGTAAGCTCACTCAAGAAGCTAGCACTAAAAAGTTTGATATCTTACTTGGGCTAGACATCAGAACACCTAGCCCATCTGTAAGAACGGATAAACAAGCTACCGAAATCCCCAAGAGCCTGCTGGTGAGAGACACAATGCGAGGGTCAGCTTTCTTGTCAAGCTCAAGGGACCTGATGTCCCCAAAGAATGAGGTGTCAAACTTGGACATGACATACGAGCTTCAGAGGGGCACAAGCATGGGGTCGTCAACCTGGTCTCAGGGCATGCAGTTACCAAATACACAGATGCAGAGCTCAAGCAACAACCAATTCGAGCAAAGTGCAAGACTAAATTCGAATTTTGGTCCACCATCTTACTCTGACAACAACCAGTTCTACCAGCCTGCAACGATTCATGGGTATCAGCTCGCGTCTTACTTGAAACAGATAAATGCCAGTCGGAATCCTTACTCTAGCATGCCACTGGACCCACAGCGGCTTCCAAAATCATCTGTATCTGCTGCGCCAATGTATGTTGATTACATGATCAATGCTCGTAACCAGAATTTGCTTGCTTCACTGGGTCAGGGTGCTACTCCTTCACAGATTGCAGCAACATCCCGCATAGGCTCCATGATGGCCGAAAGATCCTATTATGATTCTTCCACTATTGATGGGAGTGAAAGTGCTGGTTCATCTGCTTACTCAAAGAAGTACCACAGCTCACCTGACATATCTGCACTAATTGCTGCAAGCAGAACTGCACTGCTGAATGAACCAAAGTTGGGTGGTGCCACTGGACCCCAGTCCTACCTTAGCAGGCTGGCATCAGATAGATCTCAATACGCGAACTCAATAGCCAGGCCTGTAGCTCCACTTGCATTTGATGAGCTTTCTCCTCCTAAGCTTCAGAGTGATATCTTCTCGGCGCAGTCAAGCATGAGCTCAAGTGCTAGATCCCTTTGGGCTAAGCAACCATTCGAGCAATTGTTTGGCGTGTCAAGCGCAGAGCTCAGTAAAGGCGAGTTTAATCTTTCAGGCAGATCAGGCGGCATGGCCAATGATGATTTCTCTTATAAGGAGTCTGAAACGAAGCTTCTTCAGTCCCTCAGATTCTGCATTCTGAAGCTCCTAAAGCTAGAGGGATCAGGGTGGCTGTTCAAGCAAAATGGTGGCTGTGATGAAGATCTAATTGATCGAGTTGCTGCAGCAGAGAGGCTATCACAGCAATTAACTACTGAGAATCAACTGCAGCATGGTGATCTTCAGCAAGCATCTTCCGATCAGGTGGACATCCAGTACACGCGAACACTGCCCAACTGTGGAGAGGACTGCGTTTGGCGCGCCTCCCTTGCTGTTAGTTTCGGTGTCTGGTGCATTCGCAGGGTGCTAGACATGTCTCTAGTGGAAAGCAGGCCAGAACTTTGGGGCAAGTATACTTACGTTCTTAACCGTCTTCAG GGAATCCTAGATCCTGCATTCTCCAAGCCACGGAGTGCTCTGACCATATGTGCTTGCCTTCAGAAAGACATCAGAGTGCTCAACGTTCCGCCGCACAGTGGGCTAACAGGTCCCATTCCCATGCCTATCCGGGGCACCTTCACAACTGCAGCTGTGGTCCTGGAGATGATCAAGGATGTGGAGACCGCTGTCTCAGGCCGCAAGGGCAGGAGCGGCACAGCAGCAGGAGATGTCGCTTTTCCCAAGGGGAAGGAGAACCTGGCCTCCGTGCTCAAGCGGTACAAGAGGAGGCTCGCGAGCAAGGGACAGTAA